One window from the genome of Bufo bufo chromosome 4, aBufBuf1.1, whole genome shotgun sequence encodes:
- the MRPL14 gene encoding 39S ribosomal protein L14, mitochondrial, whose product MAILQRALRLSWRTSTTCGLSLSASCAAIQKLTRVRVVDNSALGNTPYHKPPRCIHVYNKSGVGKLGDTILLAIKGQKKKALIVGHKMPGACMTPRFDSNNVVLIEDNGNPVGTRIKTPIPSALRREEGRYSKVLAIAQSIL is encoded by the exons ATGGCGATACTACAGCGAGCGCTGCGCCTGAGCTGGAGGACGAGCACCACATGTGGCCTCAG CCTCTCCGCGTCGTGTGCCGCCATCCAGAAGCTGACCCGCGTGCGGGTGGTTGATAACAGCGCCCTGGGGAACACCCCCTACCACAAGCCGCCACGCTGTATCCACGTGTATAATAAGTCGGGGGTGGGGAAGCTCGGGGACACCATCCTCTTGGCCATTAAGGGTCAGAAGAAGAAGGCTCTCATCGTGGGCCACAAGATGCCCGGTGCCTGCATGACCCCGCGATTTGACTCCAATAACGTGGTTCTGATAGAGGACAATGGGAACCCGGTGGGCACCcgaataaagacccccataccgtCCGCCCTGAGGCGGGAGGAGGGCAGGTACTCCAAGGTGCTGGCCATAGCGCAGAGCATACTGTGA